A window of Adhaeribacter arboris genomic DNA:
TTCGCGAGCATTTTGTTACGCACGAAATTAGTATTGGGGATTATGTACTTTCGGGCGGTGAATTAGGAGCGGCAGTTTTAACGGATGCCATTATCCGTATTTTACCGGGTGTTTTAAACGATGAGTCTTCTGCTTTAACTGATTCTTTTCAGGATGGTTTATTAGCTCCGCCAGTTTATACCCGTCCTGCCAACTATAATGGCTGGACAGTACCCGAAATTCTGCTTTCTGGTGATACTCCCAAAATTGACCAGTGGCGCTTTGAACAAGCAATAGACCGCACCAAACAACGCCGTCCGGATTTGCTGCATTAGTCAATAGTCCATAGTTGATAATCCACTGTTTATAATTTTTGTAAGAGAAAAAGAGTAATGGACATATTCTCCTTTAAAAATAAGAATCAATTTTTCAATGATCTTCCTGTCGACGCTAGACTATGGTCTATTGACTATTTTTTTATTTAAATTTTTTTTCTATCTTTGCAGTCCGAATTTTGAAGATACTTTATAATCCATTATAAGAGCCATGAGCCAATTATTAGATCTCATTCAACAAGAATACAATGAAAAGCGGGCGGGTATTCCTGATTTCGCAGCTGGTGATACCATAAATATTCACGTAAAAATCCGGGAAGGTAATAAAGAGCGGATCCAGCAGTTTCAGGGAGTAGTTATCCAGCGCAAAAACTCGAATACAAACGGTGAAACCTTTACGGTTCGTAAAGTTTCTAACCAAATTGGTCTGGAGCGTATCTTCCCGTTATTATCGCCCAACATCGAAAAAATTGAAGTTATTCGTCGGGGTAAAGTAAGAAGAGCCCGCTTATATTATCTGCGTGGTCTTTCTGGTAAAGCTTCCAGAATCAAAGAACGTCGTTATAAAACCGCTTAATTTAAAATTCTGTTGACTTACTTAATAAGTTAATTTCTAATTAATAAAAACGGAAAGCTCTGATTTGTAATAAATCAGAGCTTTCGTTTTTTATACCTAATTATGGTTGCTAGGTACGATAAGGAAATAACTCTTTATCTTAATTGTTCCTTGTGTTTCTTAGGACATTTGATAGAGCCAAGTAAAGGCAAAAAAAGCGTAACCCGATTAACTTAGATTAGGCGGTTATAGATTCGGCTAATACTATAATTTTGTTATTCAACACTTCAACCACTCCACCGTCTACCTGAAAGAATTGCTGACCGGCCGATGTAGTAACCCGAATTTCACCATTCTCCAGGGTACTTATAATAGGGGCGTGATTGTTAAGCACTTCAAAAGAACCCTGAGTACCCGGAAACTTCGCTCCCGCTACTTCGCCTTCAAATACTTTTTTATCAGGAGTAATAATTTCTAAATACATATTTTTAGTTATTGGTTATTGGTTGTTGGTTGTTGATTAATCGCTACTGTATCGAACAAAAAATAACTAACAACCAACAACTAAATTACTTTGCTTCAGCCATTAAACGTTCGCCTTTGGCAATTGCGTCTTCAATAGATCCAACCAGGTTAAAAGCTACTTCCGGTAAGTGGTCGTACTTACCATCCATAATTTCATTAAAACCTCTAATAGTATCTTTAATATCAACCAGAACTCCTTTTAAACCGGTAAATTGTTCGGCCACGTGGAACGGCTGCGACAAAAAACGCTGCACCCGTCGCGCACGATGCACAATTAGTTTATCTTCGTCGGATAATTCATCCATCCCCAGAATAGCAATTATATCTTGGAGCTCTTTGTAACGCTGCAAAATTTCTTTCACCCGCTGGGCGGTGTTGTAATGCTCGTCGCCTAAGGTTTGCGCATTTAAGATCCGCGACGTAGAATCCAACGGATCCACCGCCGGGTAAATACCTAATTCCGAAATTTTACGGGAAAGTACGGTAGTAGCATCTAAGTGGGCAAACGTAGTAGCTGGTGCCGGATCAGTTAAATCGTCGGCAGGTACGTAAACCGCTTGAACCGAAGTAATAGAACCGCGTTTAGTTGAAGTAATCCGCTCCTGCATGGCTCCCATTTCGGTAGCCAAGGTAGGCTGATAACCTACTGCCGATGGCATCCGGCCTAAAAGAGCCGATACTTCAGAACCAGCCTGGGTAAAGCGGAAAATATTATCGATAAAGAACAGAATATCCCGACCTTGACCGGTACCATCGCCATCGCGGAAGCTTTCGGCAACAGTTAATCCAGATAAAGCTACGCGAGCACGGGCCCCCGGTGGTTCGTTCATCTGGCCAAACACCAAGGTTGCTTTAGAATCTTTTAATGCTTCGTCATCTACTTTACTCAAATCCCATCCGCCGCTTTCCATTGAATGTTTAAATTCTTCGCCGTATTTAATTACGTCCGATTCTAAGAATTCGCGCAACAAATCGTTTCCTTCGCGGGTACGTTCCCCTACTCCGGCAAACACCGATAAACCACCGTAAGCCTTCGCAATGTTGTTTACCAGTTCCATAATTAATACGGTTTTACCCACTCCAGCCCCCCCAAAGAGACCAATTTTACCGCCTTTAACGTAAGGCTCGAGTAAATCAATTACTTTAATACCGGTATACAATACTTCCGAGGAAGTAGCTAAATCTTCGAAGCGTGGCGCACCTCTATGGATAGATAAACCGCCCGCGCTAGTTGGCTGAGCAATACCGTCAATGGCTTCGCCTACAACGTTAAACAACCGACCTTTAATACCATCGCCGGTTGGCATTTTAATAGGAGAACCCATGTCCATTACTTCGGCTCCCCGGGTAAGGCCTTCGGTAGAATCCATGGCAATGGTCCGAATGCGATCTTCGCCCAAATGCTGCTGACATTCAAGCACAATTTTCTGGCCGTTGGCTTTTGTTACCTCCAGCGCGTCCAGGATATTTGGTAGTTTAGAGTTTTCACCCGAGAAGCTAACGTCCACTACCGGACCGATAACCTGGGTAATTCTGCCAATATTTGCCATTTGTATAAATTAAGATAGATAGAATCAGATAGTTCTGTTTTCAAGGTGCAAAACTAATGCTTATTTCTTTTAATTCAAATTACTCTATTTGAAAAGTTTCGAGGACAATTTTTCGATTTTTATTAACCTTTCTTACCAAAAGCACATCTCATTAATAGACACTTAGTAAATAAAACAAGTAAATAAAAGTTATATTAAAGCAGTTTGTTTAGTATTTGCAGTTGAAGATAACCTTTTAAGCTGGAATTCTATTTTAATTTTATTTTATACCCCAATAAAGGGAGAAATTCCTAATTTTGCGGCAAATCAAAACCAGTACCCGTGGAACAACATCTCCCAACTGTAGAAACTGCTAAAAAGCTGGGTTTGCTACCCGAAGAATTTCAAAAAATTCAGGATATTTTAGGTCGCGTACCCAACTTTACCGAACTAAGTATTTTTTCGGTAATGTGGTCGGAACACTGCTCCTATAAAAATTCGATCGTTTGGTTAAAAACTTTGCCCAAAGACTCGCCCCGTATGCTAGCCAAAGCCGGCGAAGAAAATGCGGGTCTGGTAGATATCGGAAATGGTTTAGCTTGTTCTTTCAAAATCGAGTCGCATAATCACCCTTCGGCTATAGAACCTTACCAGGGAGCAGCTACAGGCGTGGGCGGTATTAACCGCGATATTTTTACCATGGGCGCGCGCCCTATTGCTCAGCTTAATTCCTTGCGTTTTGGAAATTTGGCCAGCGATAAAACCAAGCGACTGCTACGTGGAGTAGTAAAAGGAATTGGTGATTATGGCAATGCTTTTGGTATTCCTACAGTAGGCGGCGAATTATTTTTTGATGATTGTTATAACGTTAATCCTCTAGTTAACGCCTTTTCGGCGGGAATTGTAGAAGTGGGGAAAACAGCTTCCGCTACGGCCCACGGAGTAGGAAATCCGGTATTTATTATAGGCTCTGCCACCGGAAAAGATGGTATTCACGGCGCTACTTTTGCCTCGGAAGATATTAGTGAATCCTCGGCCGAAAAATTACCTTCGGTACAAGTAGGCGACCCTTTTCAAGAAAAATTATTACTTGAGGCAACACTGGAAGTACTGCAAACGGGTAAAGTTGTAGGCATGCAGGATATGGGTGCGGCTGGCATTACTTGTTCTACTTCTGAAATGAGCGCCAAAGGTGAAAGTGGCATGGATGTGTGGCTCGACAAAGTTCCTACTCGCCAAGCCAACATGCAACCTTTCGAAATCTTACTTTCCGAAAGCCAGGAACGCATGCTGGTAGTAATGGAAAAAGGAGCAGAAGATTTGATCTACCAGATTTGTGAAAAGTGGGATTTGTACTGCGCCCAGATTGCCGAAGTGACCGATACCAAACGCTTACGCTATTACTTACACGGGGAACTGGTTGCCGACGTACCCGCGGAAGATTTAGTATTAGGCGGTGGCGCTCCCGTATATCACCGCGAATACCGCGAACCCGCTTATTTCCAGGAAACTCTTAAATTTAATATTGACCAGGTAGCCGAACCAACTACTCTAGCCGAATTAAAGGCAATTGCAAAACATTTAGTACAACACCCGAATATTTGTTCCCGGCGCTGGGTGTCGCAGCAATACGACTCAATGGTAGGTACCGCCACCATGACCACCAATACTCCTACCGATGCCGCCATTGTAAAAGTAAAAGGCTCCGATAAGGCAATTGCGATAACGGTAGACTGTAACAGCCGCTACGTAAATGCTAATCCCGAAGAAGGTTGCGCTATTGCCGTTGCCGAAGCGGCCCGTAATATTGTGTGTTCCGGGGGCGAACCTTTAGCCATTACTAATTGCTTAAATTTTGGTAATCCCTACGTACCAGAAGTATACTGGCAATTTGTGGGCGCTATTAAAGGCATGAAAAAGGCTTGCGAAAAATTTGGGACTCCGGTAACGGGTGGGAACGTGAGTTTTTACAATCAATCCTCCGACGAAGGTCCGGTATTCCCTACTCCTACCATTGGCATGTTGGGTTTAGTAGAACAAAAAGAAAATGTTACCTCTTTAGTTTTTCAGGCAGCGGATGATTTGATTTACTTGGTCGGTGAATCGAAAAACGACATTAATTCTTCGGAGTATTTGTATTCTTATCATAGCGTTAAATTGTCGCCTGCGCCAGCCTTTGACTTGGAAGAAGAATTTAAGGTGCAAACAGCCGTAAAAACCCTTATTCAGCAGAAATTAATTGCTTCCGCGCACGATGTGTCGGATGGTGGTTTATACATTACTTTAGCGGAAGCAGCCATGCCCAATGAATTGGGATTTGCTATTAAAACCAATAGCAATTTCCGGAAAGATGCGTATCTATTTGGTGAGAGTCAGAGCCGGGTAGTAGTATCGATAAAACCGGCTAATCAAGCTGAATTTGAATCGTTGCTGACCGAAAAAAAGGTAAATTTTGAACTGCTCGGAACGGTACAGGAGGATATTTGCCGTATCGACGACGAAGATTTTTACGAAGTTAAAGAGATTAAAAACCTGTATGATACGGCTTTAGAGAAAATCATGCAGTAAGCTTTAAAAATTTTATACAGAAATTTTGAATCTAAAATCTTCGCCGTATATTTGTGCTCCCAAACGATAAAAGAGCGGGAAACTGTCCGATGGTGTAACTGGCAACACGTCTGATTTTGGTTCAGAAGAGTCCAGGTTCGAAACCTGGTCGGACAACGAAAAAAGAAATTAACAATGTGCCACTTTGGTTTAACCGAACGAAGCGCATTGTTAATTTTGTTAATAGCCGGGTGGTAATTAAATAAAAAATAGAGCGTGCACGATTGCGGTTTATCCTGTACTTTTGCCCCTCTTTTATGGAGCATTAATTTCAACCCTTAGTTTTTAAAAATGGCGCAGGTCAAAATCTTTTCGGGTTCGCAATCGGTCCAACTGGCCGAAAAAATTGCTGCTGCCTATGGCACCACACTAGGAGACATCAGCTTACAAAAATTTAGCGATGGTGAAATTTCCGCAAGTTTTAACGAATCGGTGCGGGGATGCCACGTTTTCCTGATACAATCTACTTTTCCGCCATCCGACAACCTTATGGAACTCATGCTGATGGTAGATGCCGCTAAACGCGCTTCCGCCACGCAAGTAGCGGTGGTAGTACCTTATTATGGTTATGCCCGCCAAGACCGCAAAGATAAACCCCGGGTAGCTATTGGCGCCAAAGTAGTAGCTGATGCTATTCAGGCAGCTGGAGCCGATCGCCTGATGACTTGCGATTTACACGCGGGCCAGATTCAGGGCTTTTTTGATATCCCCGTCGATCACCTGGATGGTTCTGCCATTTTTGTGCCTTATATTAAAAGTTTACAGCTCGAAAATCTAACGTTTGCTTCGCCTGATGTAGGAGGCTTGGTTCGGGCGCGAACCTTTGCCAAACGCTTTGGCGCAGAATTAGTCGTGTGCGATAAGCACCGGGCGCGCGCCAATGAAGTGGCCAGCATGCAGGTAA
This region includes:
- the rplS gene encoding 50S ribosomal protein L19; protein product: MSQLLDLIQQEYNEKRAGIPDFAAGDTINIHVKIREGNKERIQQFQGVVIQRKNSNTNGETFTVRKVSNQIGLERIFPLLSPNIEKIEVIRRGKVRRARLYYLRGLSGKASRIKERRYKTA
- the atpC gene encoding ATP synthase F1 subunit epsilon, which produces MYLEIITPDKKVFEGEVAGAKFPGTQGSFEVLNNHAPIISTLENGEIRVTTSAGQQFFQVDGGVVEVLNNKIIVLAESITA
- the atpD gene encoding F0F1 ATP synthase subunit beta, with amino-acid sequence MANIGRITQVIGPVVDVSFSGENSKLPNILDALEVTKANGQKIVLECQQHLGEDRIRTIAMDSTEGLTRGAEVMDMGSPIKMPTGDGIKGRLFNVVGEAIDGIAQPTSAGGLSIHRGAPRFEDLATSSEVLYTGIKVIDLLEPYVKGGKIGLFGGAGVGKTVLIMELVNNIAKAYGGLSVFAGVGERTREGNDLLREFLESDVIKYGEEFKHSMESGGWDLSKVDDEALKDSKATLVFGQMNEPPGARARVALSGLTVAESFRDGDGTGQGRDILFFIDNIFRFTQAGSEVSALLGRMPSAVGYQPTLATEMGAMQERITSTKRGSITSVQAVYVPADDLTDPAPATTFAHLDATTVLSRKISELGIYPAVDPLDSTSRILNAQTLGDEHYNTAQRVKEILQRYKELQDIIAILGMDELSDEDKLIVHRARRVQRFLSQPFHVAEQFTGLKGVLVDIKDTIRGFNEIMDGKYDHLPEVAFNLVGSIEDAIAKGERLMAEAK
- the purL gene encoding phosphoribosylformylglycinamidine synthase subunit PurL encodes the protein MEQHLPTVETAKKLGLLPEEFQKIQDILGRVPNFTELSIFSVMWSEHCSYKNSIVWLKTLPKDSPRMLAKAGEENAGLVDIGNGLACSFKIESHNHPSAIEPYQGAATGVGGINRDIFTMGARPIAQLNSLRFGNLASDKTKRLLRGVVKGIGDYGNAFGIPTVGGELFFDDCYNVNPLVNAFSAGIVEVGKTASATAHGVGNPVFIIGSATGKDGIHGATFASEDISESSAEKLPSVQVGDPFQEKLLLEATLEVLQTGKVVGMQDMGAAGITCSTSEMSAKGESGMDVWLDKVPTRQANMQPFEILLSESQERMLVVMEKGAEDLIYQICEKWDLYCAQIAEVTDTKRLRYYLHGELVADVPAEDLVLGGGAPVYHREYREPAYFQETLKFNIDQVAEPTTLAELKAIAKHLVQHPNICSRRWVSQQYDSMVGTATMTTNTPTDAAIVKVKGSDKAIAITVDCNSRYVNANPEEGCAIAVAEAARNIVCSGGEPLAITNCLNFGNPYVPEVYWQFVGAIKGMKKACEKFGTPVTGGNVSFYNQSSDEGPVFPTPTIGMLGLVEQKENVTSLVFQAADDLIYLVGESKNDINSSEYLYSYHSVKLSPAPAFDLEEEFKVQTAVKTLIQQKLIASAHDVSDGGLYITLAEAAMPNELGFAIKTNSNFRKDAYLFGESQSRVVVSIKPANQAEFESLLTEKKVNFELLGTVQEDICRIDDEDFYEVKEIKNLYDTALEKIMQ
- a CDS encoding ribose-phosphate pyrophosphokinase, with protein sequence MAQVKIFSGSQSVQLAEKIAAAYGTTLGDISLQKFSDGEISASFNESVRGCHVFLIQSTFPPSDNLMELMLMVDAAKRASATQVAVVVPYYGYARQDRKDKPRVAIGAKVVADAIQAAGADRLMTCDLHAGQIQGFFDIPVDHLDGSAIFVPYIKSLQLENLTFASPDVGGLVRARTFAKRFGAELVVCDKHRARANEVASMQVIGNVEGMDVVLVDDMVDTAGTITLAANLLMEKGAKSVRAIATHAVLSGPAYERIENSVLEELVVSNTIPLRQDSTKIKVLSFADLFARAISNVVTHESISSLFL